A region of Subtercola boreus DNA encodes the following proteins:
- a CDS encoding family 1 glycosylhydrolase, whose product MKWFDDGELHFALGIEDTFVPQSRAGERPIDEYELTDHYAQVETDLGLAKDVGAELVRWGVPWYRVAPEAGRWDWSWVDRAMASFEQLGLRPVIDLLHYGTPLWLDGQFANPDYPQHVAEFGTRFAERYGSFAVDYTPVNEPMIHALFSGEYAYWPPYLSGPDGLARIATSLAKGFVLTQQGIARALGERATFVHVDAGMRYVGDVDAPEHRETVERLRHQSYLVEDLVTGGVGPGHPLAGQLAAGGVSDDDLAWFAANAVQPDVMGVNYYPRHSTEVFEAGVHHGGGFADSRPFFDAGTEGLAEVLTAYAARYGAPVMLTETCVTGTVAERLEWMGDSVASLQKLRRAGVPVVGYTWWPLFDMYEWTYRHSNGPRADHLLTMGLFDLVEGADGHLGRRRNPLADRFRQLATSTRHPSLPVSTPAPA is encoded by the coding sequence ATGAAATGGTTCGACGACGGCGAGCTGCACTTCGCGCTCGGCATCGAGGACACCTTCGTTCCGCAGAGCCGGGCGGGCGAGCGCCCGATCGACGAATACGAACTGACCGACCACTACGCCCAGGTCGAGACCGACCTCGGGCTCGCAAAGGATGTCGGTGCGGAACTCGTGCGCTGGGGCGTGCCCTGGTACCGGGTGGCGCCGGAGGCCGGGCGCTGGGACTGGTCCTGGGTCGACAGGGCGATGGCCAGCTTCGAGCAGCTGGGCCTCCGCCCCGTGATCGACCTGCTGCACTACGGCACCCCGCTCTGGCTCGACGGCCAGTTCGCCAACCCCGACTATCCGCAGCACGTCGCAGAATTCGGCACCCGTTTCGCCGAACGCTACGGCTCGTTCGCCGTGGACTACACCCCGGTCAACGAACCCATGATCCATGCCCTGTTCTCGGGCGAGTACGCCTACTGGCCCCCGTACCTCTCGGGTCCCGACGGCCTCGCGAGGATCGCCACGTCACTCGCGAAGGGCTTCGTGCTCACCCAGCAGGGCATCGCCCGGGCTCTCGGCGAACGCGCGACCTTCGTGCATGTCGACGCGGGCATGCGCTACGTCGGTGACGTCGACGCGCCCGAGCATCGCGAGACGGTCGAGCGGCTCCGCCACCAGTCGTACCTCGTCGAAGACCTCGTGACGGGCGGCGTCGGCCCCGGGCATCCACTCGCCGGCCAGCTCGCCGCCGGTGGAGTCTCCGACGACGACCTGGCCTGGTTCGCCGCGAACGCGGTGCAGCCCGACGTGATGGGCGTGAACTACTACCCGCGGCACTCCACAGAGGTCTTCGAGGCCGGAGTGCACCACGGTGGAGGGTTCGCGGACTCACGGCCGTTCTTCGATGCCGGCACCGAGGGTCTCGCCGAGGTGCTGACGGCGTACGCCGCGCGCTACGGCGCACCCGTCATGCTCACCGAGACCTGCGTCACCGGAACCGTCGCCGAACGGCTCGAATGGATGGGCGACTCCGTCGCCTCCCTGCAGAAGCTCCGCCGTGCGGGTGTTCCCGTGGTCGGTTACACGTGGTGGCCGCTCTTCGACATGTACGAGTGGACGTACCGGCACAGCAACGGCCCGCGTGCCGACCACCTGCTCACGATGGGCCTCTTCGACCTGGTGGAGGGGGCCGACGGCCACCTCGGGAGGCGACGGAATCCGCTCGCCGACCGGTTCCGCCAGCTGGCAACGTCGACGCGTCATCCCTCCCTCCCCGTCTCCACTCCCGCCCCCGCCTGA
- a CDS encoding 2-dehydropantoate 2-reductase: MRLLVVGAGAVGGFFGGRLVAAGRDVTFLVRPARAAVLAADGLVVRTLEGDDLHLPDPATVTADGLAGAGPFDAVLLSVKAYALEQALDDLAPAIVGNTFIVPALNGLRHIDVLRERFGGDRVVGGVCVVAAQLDPDGGIRQVGAGNSLTYGEFDGSVSERMLELDSSLTGAGFGTRVSQTIELDLWEKWVMLASGGALTTLFRSTVGSIVAAPGGPGVATGLAEECFAVATAAGFPPREKQRRFVLGTLTAEGSAFGTSMFRDLMAGNEVESEQIVGDLVARAAVLGVPVPLLSLAHTNLSVYRAERAARRG; this comes from the coding sequence GTGCGACTACTGGTTGTGGGTGCGGGAGCGGTCGGCGGGTTTTTCGGCGGCCGGCTCGTCGCGGCGGGGCGCGATGTGACCTTCCTCGTGCGACCGGCCCGCGCCGCAGTCCTCGCCGCGGACGGACTCGTCGTGCGCACTCTCGAGGGCGACGACCTGCACCTGCCCGACCCGGCGACGGTGACGGCGGACGGGTTGGCCGGCGCCGGCCCGTTCGATGCGGTGCTGCTGTCGGTGAAGGCGTACGCGCTCGAGCAGGCTCTGGATGACCTGGCCCCCGCCATCGTCGGTAACACTTTCATCGTCCCCGCGCTCAACGGCCTGCGTCACATCGACGTTCTGCGCGAGCGCTTCGGCGGTGATCGCGTTGTCGGAGGAGTCTGCGTGGTCGCTGCCCAGCTCGACCCGGACGGCGGCATCCGCCAGGTCGGAGCGGGCAACAGCCTCACATACGGCGAGTTCGACGGTTCGGTCAGCGAGCGGATGCTCGAACTCGACTCCTCGCTCACAGGCGCCGGTTTCGGTACCCGCGTTTCACAGACCATCGAGCTCGACCTCTGGGAGAAGTGGGTGATGCTCGCCTCGGGCGGCGCTCTCACGACCCTCTTCCGCAGCACCGTCGGCTCGATCGTCGCCGCACCCGGCGGCCCGGGCGTCGCCACGGGACTGGCCGAGGAGTGCTTCGCCGTCGCCACTGCCGCCGGCTTCCCTCCTCGGGAGAAGCAGCGCCGGTTCGTGCTCGGCACCCTCACGGCGGAGGGCTCGGCGTTCGGAACGTCGATGTTCCGCGACCTGATGGCCGGCAACGAAGTGGAGTCGGAGCAGATCGTGGGCGACCTGGTCGCTCGCGCCGCCGTTCTGGGTGTGCCGGTGCCGCTGCTGTCGCTCGCGCACACCAACCTGTCGGTCTACCGGGCAGAGCGGGCGGCGCGGCGGGGGTAG
- a CDS encoding carbohydrate ABC transporter permease, with the protein MTTKHLERPGTNRGARHYRPPGQLGGRTPLNGTFKRRATIVGFLAPALIVLAAFVGWPMISALQLSFTDASGFGTPEFVGLENYLRVFTDPDIVQSMGNTALYAVLFTPVAIVVALLLALVINSPRLPFRGFFRSTLFLPFIVSLAVAAFAWSYLLDPQVGLLNYWLQAVGIRIGNVLQDPVLAMPTVVLVAVWKNFGFYMVIFLAGLQEIPTSLYEAAQLDGANGWKRFTNVTFPMLSNTMAFVVIVALIAALQAFDQIYILTSGGPYRSTETIVMQIYQSGFKDLDLGFASALSYVLLIVTLLLSLAQFLFFGRRGKDTES; encoded by the coding sequence ATGACCACCAAGCACCTCGAGCGGCCGGGCACGAACCGGGGGGCCCGCCACTACCGGCCCCCCGGCCAGCTCGGCGGCCGGACCCCTCTGAACGGCACCTTCAAGCGGCGCGCCACCATCGTGGGTTTCCTCGCGCCGGCCCTGATCGTGCTCGCGGCGTTCGTCGGCTGGCCGATGATCTCGGCACTGCAGCTCTCGTTCACCGACGCCAGCGGGTTCGGCACGCCCGAGTTCGTCGGGCTCGAGAACTACCTGCGGGTGTTCACAGACCCCGATATCGTGCAGTCGATGGGCAACACGGCGCTCTACGCGGTGCTGTTCACGCCGGTCGCGATCGTCGTGGCCCTGCTGCTCGCGCTGGTGATCAACAGCCCTCGACTGCCGTTCCGGGGGTTCTTCCGCTCGACACTGTTCCTCCCGTTCATCGTCTCGTTGGCCGTCGCGGCCTTCGCGTGGTCGTACCTGCTCGACCCGCAGGTCGGCCTGCTGAACTACTGGCTGCAGGCGGTCGGCATCCGCATCGGGAACGTGCTGCAGGATCCGGTGCTCGCGATGCCGACGGTCGTGCTGGTGGCGGTGTGGAAGAACTTCGGGTTCTACATGGTGATCTTCCTCGCGGGGCTCCAGGAGATCCCGACAAGCCTCTACGAGGCCGCCCAGCTCGACGGGGCGAACGGGTGGAAGCGGTTCACCAACGTGACGTTCCCGATGCTCAGCAACACGATGGCCTTCGTCGTCATCGTCGCGCTGATCGCCGCCCTCCAGGCCTTCGACCAGATCTACATCCTGACCAGCGGCGGCCCGTACCGCAGCACGGAGACGATCGTCATGCAGATCTACCAGTCCGGGTTCAAAGACCTCGACCTCGGGTTCGCGTCGGCGCTGTCGTACGTGCTGCTCATCGTCACCCTGTTGCTCAGCCTCGCGCAGTTCCTCTTCTTCGGCCGCCGCGGAAAGGACACCGAATCATGA
- a CDS encoding LacI family DNA-binding transcriptional regulator, producing the protein MQDVAALAGVSVKTVSNVLAGYEHVSEKMRTRVMDAVGELDYEINVSARNLRVGSTKVLGLAVPELSQAYFAELADAVIRAAGARGYTVLIEQTIVDRSAEITAVSAMRRHSIDGLIYSPLAIGAADVAQLDVDFPLVVLGERVEGSRADHVTMSNVQAMRAATTHVLELGRRRIAVIGAQPDGPVGTAASRLRGYTEALAEFGIAVDPELVVTAALWHRTYGVEAMDRLLASGVDFDAVVCFNDALALGAMRSLHKHGRRIPADVIVVGFDDIEDSAYSTPSLTTVSPQRDEIARRAVEILVDRIEGDAVRTEPQHVETGYLLVARESSSVG; encoded by the coding sequence ATGCAGGATGTCGCCGCGCTCGCCGGTGTCTCGGTGAAGACCGTCTCGAACGTGCTCGCGGGCTATGAGCACGTCTCGGAGAAGATGCGCACGCGGGTGATGGATGCCGTCGGGGAGCTCGACTACGAGATCAACGTGTCGGCGCGGAACCTGCGGGTCGGCAGCACGAAGGTGCTCGGCCTGGCCGTTCCGGAGCTCAGCCAGGCCTACTTCGCCGAACTGGCGGATGCGGTCATCCGGGCCGCCGGCGCCCGCGGGTACACCGTGCTGATCGAGCAGACGATCGTCGATCGGTCGGCGGAGATCACCGCGGTGTCGGCCATGCGACGGCACTCGATCGACGGGCTCATCTACAGTCCGCTGGCAATCGGCGCGGCCGATGTCGCCCAGCTCGACGTCGACTTTCCGCTGGTCGTTCTCGGTGAGCGGGTGGAGGGGAGCCGGGCCGACCACGTGACGATGTCGAACGTGCAGGCGATGAGAGCCGCCACGACGCATGTGCTGGAGCTCGGACGCCGACGGATCGCGGTGATCGGGGCACAGCCCGACGGCCCGGTCGGCACCGCGGCATCGCGCCTGCGGGGGTACACGGAGGCGCTGGCGGAGTTCGGGATCGCCGTCGACCCCGAACTGGTTGTGACGGCGGCGCTCTGGCACCGCACCTACGGTGTCGAGGCGATGGACAGACTGCTGGCGAGCGGAGTCGACTTCGATGCGGTGGTCTGCTTCAACGACGCCCTGGCCCTCGGGGCGATGAGGTCGTTGCACAAACACGGCAGGCGGATCCCCGCTGACGTGATCGTCGTCGGCTTCGACGACATCGAGGACTCGGCCTATTCGACTCCCTCGCTCACCACGGTCTCGCCGCAGCGCGACGAGATCGCCCGGCGGGCGGTCGAGATCCTCGTCGACCGCATCGAGGGAGACGCCGTGCGCACCGAACCGCAGCACGTCGAGACGGGATATCTGCTGGTGGCCCGCGAATCGTCGAGCGTCGGTTGA
- a CDS encoding DUF1206 domain-containing protein — protein sequence MTGNPASQAARQAESSPVFRVLARLGYAVNGLLHVLIGVIALTVAFGSDGGGSADQSGALGQLASNPAGRALLWVIVVGLVALGLWQVVAGFQVRNSDPKKAWGKRVSEFGKAVAYLAVGATALTFALGGSKSSSESSQSASATALSTPGGVFAIVAVGLVVAGIGVFFVVRGITLRFTKDLALPPKPAGTLVVVLGAVGYIAKGIALAVVGVLFVVAAVTFDPSKATGLDGALKALAALPFGTVILTAVGIGLVAYGAYLGARARWGKL from the coding sequence ATGACCGGCAATCCCGCATCCCAAGCCGCACGCCAGGCGGAGAGCAGCCCGGTGTTCCGCGTGCTGGCCCGTCTCGGCTACGCGGTCAACGGCCTCCTCCACGTGCTGATCGGCGTCATCGCCCTCACCGTTGCGTTCGGTTCCGACGGCGGCGGCTCGGCCGACCAGTCCGGAGCGCTCGGCCAGCTCGCCTCGAACCCCGCCGGCCGGGCGCTCCTCTGGGTCATCGTCGTCGGCCTCGTCGCGCTCGGTCTCTGGCAGGTCGTCGCCGGGTTCCAGGTGCGGAACAGCGACCCGAAGAAGGCGTGGGGCAAACGCGTCTCCGAGTTCGGAAAGGCCGTGGCCTACCTCGCGGTCGGAGCAACGGCCCTCACGTTCGCGCTCGGCGGCTCGAAGAGCTCCTCCGAATCGAGTCAGAGCGCCAGCGCGACCGCTCTCTCGACGCCCGGCGGTGTCTTCGCGATCGTCGCCGTCGGGTTGGTCGTCGCCGGCATCGGCGTCTTCTTCGTCGTGCGCGGCATCACCCTCCGGTTCACGAAAGACCTCGCTCTCCCGCCGAAGCCTGCCGGCACCCTGGTCGTCGTGCTCGGCGCGGTCGGGTACATCGCCAAGGGCATCGCACTCGCCGTGGTCGGCGTGCTGTTCGTCGTGGCCGCCGTCACGTTCGATCCGTCGAAGGCGACGGGATTGGATGGCGCCCTGAAGGCGCTCGCGGCCCTCCCGTTCGGCACGGTCATCCTGACCGCCGTTGGCATCGGCCTCGTCGCGTACGGCGCCTACCTCGGTGCCCGTGCCCGCTGGGGAAAGCTCTGA
- a CDS encoding alpha-N-arabinofuranosidase, translating into MLHARLTVDTRSAIGPINRRLFGSFIEHLGRAVYDGIYEPGHPTAGPDGFRRDVIELVTELGVSAIRYPGGNFVSGFRWEDSVGPRELRPRRLDLAWHSTETNEVGLAEFDGWLKQVGSELMLAVNLGTRGVQEALDLLEYANLGGGTALAEKRIADGHPEPYDVRMWCLGNEMDGPWQLGHRSADDYGKVAAQTARALRSFDPGLELVVCGSSSASMPTFGEWERTVLSHTYDEVDYISCHAYYEDRGDRGDFLASGVDMDHFIESVVATADHVRAVRGSSKRIDISFDEWNIWYNERFEKVDKIQGVDNWPIAPRLLEDSYTVADAVVFGSLLISLLKHADRVTSASLAQLVNVIAPIMTEPGGPAWRQTTFFPFAETSAHARGEALRVAVSCDTYETATYGSVPLVDAVATLDAATGAGAVYLVNRSETEEIEVQLDLGGMGDDSSLVALTLHSDDPTAANTLADPERVGLEPNTSLRHTADGWSVVLPAVSWTQIVVSGPRPSID; encoded by the coding sequence ATGCTCCACGCCCGCCTCACCGTCGACACCCGATCTGCGATCGGCCCCATCAACCGCCGCCTCTTCGGCTCGTTCATCGAACACCTCGGCCGTGCCGTGTACGACGGGATCTACGAGCCCGGGCATCCGACCGCTGGCCCTGACGGGTTCCGGCGGGACGTGATCGAGCTCGTGACGGAGCTCGGCGTGAGCGCCATCCGCTATCCCGGGGGCAACTTCGTGTCGGGGTTCCGCTGGGAGGACAGCGTCGGGCCGAGGGAGCTCCGGCCGCGCCGCCTCGACCTGGCCTGGCACTCCACCGAGACCAACGAGGTGGGGCTCGCCGAGTTCGATGGGTGGCTGAAGCAGGTGGGGAGCGAGCTGATGCTCGCCGTGAACCTCGGCACGCGCGGTGTGCAGGAGGCGCTCGACCTGCTCGAGTACGCGAATCTCGGTGGCGGCACCGCGCTCGCGGAGAAACGGATCGCCGACGGGCATCCGGAGCCCTACGACGTGCGGATGTGGTGCCTCGGCAACGAGATGGACGGGCCGTGGCAGCTCGGTCACCGCTCGGCCGACGACTACGGCAAGGTCGCCGCGCAGACCGCTCGCGCCCTCCGCTCGTTCGACCCGGGCCTCGAGCTCGTGGTCTGCGGTTCGTCGAGCGCCTCGATGCCGACCTTCGGGGAGTGGGAGCGCACCGTGCTGTCGCACACGTATGACGAGGTCGACTACATCTCCTGCCACGCCTACTACGAGGACCGCGGCGACCGGGGCGACTTTCTCGCCTCGGGCGTCGACATGGACCACTTCATCGAGTCGGTCGTCGCGACAGCCGACCACGTGCGGGCCGTTCGGGGCAGTTCGAAGAGGATCGACATCTCGTTCGACGAATGGAACATCTGGTACAACGAACGGTTCGAGAAGGTGGACAAGATCCAGGGCGTGGACAACTGGCCCATCGCGCCGCGCCTGCTGGAGGACAGCTACACGGTGGCCGATGCTGTGGTGTTCGGCAGCCTGCTGATCTCCCTGCTGAAGCACGCCGACCGGGTGACGAGTGCGTCGCTGGCACAGCTCGTCAACGTCATCGCGCCGATCATGACGGAGCCCGGCGGGCCGGCCTGGCGGCAGACGACGTTCTTCCCGTTCGCGGAGACCTCGGCGCACGCGCGCGGTGAGGCGTTGCGCGTCGCGGTGTCGTGCGACACCTATGAGACGGCGACGTACGGTTCCGTTCCGCTGGTCGACGCGGTCGCGACCCTGGATGCCGCCACCGGTGCCGGCGCGGTGTATCTCGTGAACCGGTCAGAGACCGAGGAGATCGAGGTGCAGCTCGACCTCGGCGGGATGGGCGATGACAGTTCCCTGGTCGCCCTGACCCTGCACTCCGACGACCCGACGGCTGCCAATACGCTCGCCGACCCCGAGCGTGTCGGGCTCGAGCCGAACACGTCGCTGCGTCACACGGCCGACGGGTGGTCGGTCGTGCTGCCCGCGGTCTCGTGGACGCAGATCGTCGTCTCCGGGCCTCGGCCCAGCATCGACTGA
- a CDS encoding ABC transporter substrate-binding protein → MKKLIGVVAAAAVVAVGLSGCAGSSNDQAAGGKVALTFWHGYTEADGGVLDDIVTEFNASQSDITISTQTKTWAVIDDTLLPALSSKNGPDIVAMTSDRLPVYAEKKALVDLDDFYAQPTSNTDALKPEAVAMETVDGKKYGVPSGFVPLSVIYNKTLFAQAGIQTFPTTWDEWVADAKKLTIDANGDGTPEQYGLALPDHATVGNGIWPSLFEGNGGSITSDDGTESTIDSAQNVETLTYWSKAIQNDKISPTGLDGIAADKLFTAGKTAMEVGGPWMAGVATSSNIDYGIAAIPAGPKAQAASAIGISLGVTAQTDAASQKAAETFLAYFNDKTTATKWSLGSGWPPLRTDVTAADVSANATVASLTEIAPNTVALLPGVVNSTDVLTAIDTATQKAVAGGDPKALLSEASTSIQKALKN, encoded by the coding sequence GTGAAGAAGCTGATCGGAGTCGTCGCGGCAGCCGCTGTCGTGGCCGTGGGACTCTCTGGCTGCGCAGGATCATCCAACGACCAGGCGGCCGGCGGAAAGGTCGCCCTGACCTTCTGGCACGGCTACACCGAAGCCGACGGAGGCGTGCTCGACGACATCGTCACCGAGTTCAACGCCTCGCAGAGCGACATCACGATCTCCACCCAGACCAAGACCTGGGCCGTCATCGACGACACCCTCCTCCCGGCGCTCAGCTCGAAGAACGGTCCCGACATCGTTGCGATGACGTCCGACCGACTCCCGGTCTACGCCGAGAAGAAGGCCTTGGTCGACCTCGACGACTTCTACGCGCAGCCCACGAGCAACACCGACGCACTGAAGCCGGAGGCGGTCGCCATGGAGACGGTCGACGGCAAGAAGTACGGCGTGCCGAGCGGGTTCGTACCCCTCTCGGTGATCTACAACAAGACGCTGTTCGCCCAGGCGGGCATCCAGACCTTCCCGACCACCTGGGACGAATGGGTCGCCGACGCGAAGAAGCTGACCATCGACGCGAACGGCGACGGCACCCCCGAGCAGTACGGTCTGGCCCTGCCCGACCACGCGACGGTGGGCAACGGCATCTGGCCGAGCCTGTTCGAGGGCAACGGCGGATCCATCACCAGCGACGACGGAACCGAGTCGACCATCGACTCGGCTCAGAACGTCGAGACGCTGACGTACTGGTCGAAGGCGATCCAGAACGACAAGATCTCGCCGACCGGCCTCGACGGCATCGCCGCCGACAAACTCTTCACCGCCGGCAAGACGGCGATGGAGGTCGGCGGACCCTGGATGGCCGGGGTCGCGACATCCTCGAACATCGACTACGGCATCGCGGCGATCCCCGCCGGCCCGAAGGCGCAGGCCGCCTCGGCGATCGGAATCTCGCTCGGCGTCACCGCGCAGACGGATGCCGCCAGCCAGAAGGCTGCCGAGACGTTCCTCGCCTACTTCAACGACAAGACCACCGCGACGAAGTGGTCGCTCGGCTCCGGCTGGCCGCCGCTCCGCACGGATGTCACGGCGGCGGATGTCTCGGCCAACGCGACCGTCGCGAGCCTCACTGAGATCGCACCGAACACCGTGGCCCTGCTGCCGGGCGTGGTGAACAGCACCGACGTGCTGACGGCGATCGACACGGCCACGCAGAAGGCCGTGGCCGGTGGCGACCCGAAGGCGTTGCTCTCCGAGGCCTCCACGAGCATCCAGAAAGCACTGAAGAACTGA
- a CDS encoding carbohydrate ABC transporter permease: MTTLAHPRVLTASRAAVGRRRRDPARWIFFAAFLLVTLAIMLPVIIIVLTAFKPASEVNAYPPTLFPHQWTLDNFQAIFSELPFARLILNSFGFAGGVTVFALVFDSLAAYALARLDFRGSRILLIVIIASLMIPFQATLIPIYQLVSQLGWVNTFAGLIAPRAADAFGIFFLRQFFVSLPRDLDNAARIDGASEWRVFRSVVLPNAVPALLTLGIFTFVNNWNDLLWPLVFTTDQEMGTITSGLTLLTGPGGIIPQGVMMAGALIAVLPLAIMFLLVQRRFIESVASTGLK; this comes from the coding sequence ATGACCACGCTCGCCCACCCGCGCGTTCTCACCGCGAGCCGCGCCGCCGTCGGGCGTCGACGGCGGGACCCGGCCCGGTGGATCTTCTTCGCCGCCTTCCTCCTCGTGACGCTCGCCATCATGCTGCCCGTGATCATCATTGTGCTCACGGCCTTCAAGCCCGCGTCGGAGGTGAACGCCTATCCGCCGACGCTCTTCCCCCACCAGTGGACGCTCGACAACTTCCAGGCGATCTTCTCCGAGCTCCCGTTCGCCCGCCTGATCCTGAACAGCTTCGGCTTCGCGGGCGGGGTGACGGTGTTCGCCCTGGTCTTCGATTCGCTGGCCGCCTACGCCCTCGCCCGCCTCGACTTCCGAGGATCCCGCATCCTGCTGATCGTCATCATCGCCAGCCTGATGATCCCGTTCCAGGCGACGCTCATCCCCATCTACCAGCTCGTGTCGCAGCTCGGCTGGGTGAACACCTTCGCCGGCCTCATCGCCCCGCGGGCCGCCGATGCGTTCGGCATCTTCTTCCTCCGGCAGTTCTTCGTGTCGCTCCCGCGCGACCTCGACAATGCGGCGCGGATCGACGGGGCATCCGAATGGCGCGTCTTCCGGAGCGTGGTGCTGCCGAACGCCGTCCCGGCTCTGCTGACGCTCGGCATCTTCACGTTCGTCAACAACTGGAACGACCTGCTCTGGCCGCTGGTGTTCACCACCGACCAGGAGATGGGCACGATCACCTCCGGCCTGACCCTGCTGACCGGGCCGGGTGGCATCATCCCGCAGGGCGTCATGATGGCCGGCGCGCTGATCGCGGTTCTCCCTCTGGCGATCATGTTCCTGCTCGTCCAGCGCCGCTTCATCGAGAGCGTCGCGAGCACCGGACTCAAATGA
- a CDS encoding PLDc N-terminal domain-containing protein: MDPISGGLGLIGLIIFIVTVVSIVRNPNHGAFGKFLWILAAFFLNIIGSILWLVFGRGRVRN, encoded by the coding sequence GTGGACCCGATTTCCGGAGGCCTCGGCCTCATCGGCCTGATCATCTTCATCGTCACCGTCGTGTCGATCGTACGGAACCCCAACCACGGTGCTTTCGGAAAGTTCCTCTGGATCCTCGCCGCCTTCTTCCTGAACATCATCGGCTCGATCCTCTGGCTGGTCTTCGGCCGCGGCCGCGTGCGCAACTGA
- a CDS encoding type II toxin-antitoxin system VapC family toxin, whose translation MESDEARNSAAGAAVRQRLASAGDETVAISSLVKLECLVGPLRNADLALADHYQRAFERFAIVELSDAQYLRAAELRARHAIGTPEALHLAAAQGAGCRELWTADSRLAALSHGLAVDVLA comes from the coding sequence GTGGAGAGCGATGAAGCGCGCAACAGCGCTGCCGGGGCGGCTGTGCGGCAGCGGCTGGCATCGGCCGGCGACGAGACGGTGGCGATCAGTTCGCTGGTGAAGCTCGAGTGCCTCGTCGGGCCGTTGCGGAACGCCGATCTCGCGCTCGCGGACCACTACCAGCGGGCGTTCGAGCGTTTTGCGATCGTGGAACTGTCAGACGCCCAGTACCTGCGTGCCGCCGAACTGCGGGCCCGCCATGCGATCGGGACGCCTGAGGCACTTCATCTCGCCGCGGCGCAGGGCGCCGGCTGCAGGGAGCTCTGGACGGCTGACTCGCGCCTGGCGGCTCTCTCCCACGGCCTGGCGGTCGACGTACTGGCCTGA
- a CDS encoding DUF429 domain-containing protein, which produces MITAGVDLAAEPKGTALAVIEWGEAPRGGGGGGLARATLTSLTLGVADELIADTAERVDKLGIDCALGWPDEFVQFVVAHHGGETFDPAVDGGIDWRRTLAYRETDRVVQERTGRWPLSVSTDRLGLTAMRAAGLLARIAERGIAVDRSGAGLVVEIYPVASLRLWGLVTTGYRADVARRAELIDDLLAAAPWFDVRGFRSLMLGSTDAFDAVVAALATRSAAIGLADEPGERMLARARREGWVALPTGSLQSLVEPG; this is translated from the coding sequence ATGATCACTGCCGGAGTCGACCTCGCGGCTGAACCGAAGGGCACGGCGCTCGCCGTGATCGAGTGGGGCGAGGCGCCTCGGGGCGGGGGCGGGGGCGGCCTGGCGCGCGCCACCCTCACCTCGCTCACGCTGGGTGTTGCCGACGAGCTGATCGCCGACACGGCCGAACGGGTCGACAAGCTCGGCATCGACTGCGCCCTCGGATGGCCCGACGAGTTCGTGCAGTTCGTCGTCGCGCACCACGGAGGAGAGACGTTCGACCCGGCGGTCGACGGCGGGATCGACTGGCGCCGCACGCTCGCCTACCGCGAGACAGATCGCGTGGTGCAGGAGCGCACGGGCCGGTGGCCACTCAGCGTCTCGACGGACCGGCTCGGGCTGACCGCCATGCGCGCGGCGGGGCTGCTCGCGCGGATCGCCGAGCGCGGCATCGCCGTCGATCGGTCGGGCGCCGGCCTCGTGGTCGAGATCTACCCGGTCGCTTCGCTCCGGCTCTGGGGGCTGGTGACCACCGGTTACCGGGCGGATGTCGCGCGCCGCGCCGAGCTCATCGACGACCTGCTCGCCGCTGCGCCCTGGTTCGACGTGCGGGGCTTCCGTTCGCTGATGCTGGGCTCGACCGACGCCTTCGACGCTGTCGTCGCGGCGCTGGCCACCCGTTCAGCCGCCATCGGGCTCGCCGACGAACCGGGCGAACGGATGCTCGCGCGGGCCCGGCGCGAAGGGTGGGTCGCGCTGCCGACCGGGTCGCTGCAGTCGCTCGTCGAGCCGGGCTGA
- a CDS encoding DUF2256 and DUF3253 domain-containing protein, whose amino-acid sequence MPPADKTCASCGRRIEWRKKWERNWDDVTYCSDACRRRKVSAVDRELESGIRNLLAARPATSTICPSDVVRAMTGDEDEWRALMEPVRRAARRLVAAGEVEITQGGRVVDPSTAKGPIRIRRRRP is encoded by the coding sequence ATGCCTCCCGCCGACAAGACCTGCGCCTCCTGCGGGCGCCGCATCGAGTGGCGGAAGAAGTGGGAGCGCAACTGGGACGATGTCACCTACTGCAGCGACGCGTGCCGGCGGCGCAAGGTGTCAGCCGTCGACCGGGAACTCGAGTCGGGCATCCGGAACCTGCTGGCAGCACGCCCTGCGACGTCGACGATCTGCCCCTCCGACGTGGTGCGGGCGATGACCGGCGACGAAGACGAGTGGCGGGCGCTGATGGAGCCCGTGCGGCGGGCAGCCCGGCGCCTGGTCGCGGCCGGCGAGGTCGAGATCACGCAGGGCGGGCGGGTCGTGGATCCGTCGACGGCGAAGGGCCCGATCCGCATCCGCCGCCGCCGGCCCTGA